Proteins found in one Bacteroidota bacterium genomic segment:
- a CDS encoding glycosyltransferase family protein, which translates to MNKSKLKIAFIVQGEGRGHLTQAITAYEMLTNAGHEVKIVLLGKSKNRNVPDYFFNKIKTSVCRFYSPNIKRDKNDKRINLFASLLLNLFLIPKFFFQLRIINNKIKESEADVILNFHETLTGLYFLFFRPKIPIISIAHQYIYKHTDFEFPKISKFSKASLLFINKLSTLGSTKLLALSFSDLKDDLKQKLIVIPPLLRKEIFEIPVNNGDYFVVYILNSGYAREIINWHKKNAAIKLYVFWDKENKRINQNLEFCKLDDNKFLKLLSSSKGLITTAGFESICEAMYLAKPTLMIPVQNHAEQFINSRDAYNSGAGIYDTFFNIDKFIQFSNLYKPNRDFKIWINK; encoded by the coding sequence CCAATGCAGGACATGAAGTAAAAATTGTTCTTCTTGGAAAAAGTAAAAATAGAAATGTTCCTGATTATTTTTTTAATAAAATCAAAACTTCTGTTTGCAGATTTTATAGCCCAAATATTAAAAGAGATAAAAATGATAAAAGAATCAATCTTTTTGCTTCGCTCCTACTAAACCTTTTTTTAATACCTAAATTCTTTTTCCAACTTAGAATAATTAATAACAAAATTAAAGAATCAGAAGCAGATGTAATTTTAAATTTTCATGAGACACTCACTGGCTTATATTTTTTATTTTTTCGTCCGAAAATACCAATAATTTCTATTGCACATCAATATATTTACAAGCATACTGACTTTGAATTTCCTAAAATCAGTAAATTCTCAAAAGCTTCATTATTATTTATTAATAAGCTTAGTACTTTAGGTTCAACAAAATTATTAGCTTTGAGTTTCAGCGATTTAAAAGATGATTTAAAACAAAAGCTTATAGTTATTCCTCCATTGTTACGAAAAGAAATATTTGAAATCCCGGTAAATAATGGCGATTATTTTGTTGTATACATTTTAAATTCCGGCTATGCGAGAGAAATAATTAATTGGCATAAAAAGAATGCAGCTATTAAACTTTATGTTTTTTGGGATAAGGAAAATAAAAGGATAAATCAGAATCTTGAATTTTGTAAATTGGATGATAATAAGTTTTTAAAGTTACTCTCATCATCAAAAGGATTGATTACAACAGCAGGTTTTGAATCAATTTGTGAAGCCATGTATCTTGCTAAGCCAACATTGATGATTCCAGTACAGAATCATGCAGAGCAATTTATTAATTCAAGAGATGCTTATAATTCAGGAGCAGGTATTTACGATACATTTTTTAATATTGATAAGTTTATTCAATTTAGCAACTTATATAAGCCAAATAGGGATTTTAAAATTTGGATAAACAAAG